The following are from one region of the Carassius gibelio isolate Cgi1373 ecotype wild population from Czech Republic chromosome A13, carGib1.2-hapl.c, whole genome shotgun sequence genome:
- the LOC128026498 gene encoding zinc finger protein 318-like isoform X23, which translates to MYRGSRPHRGGYHPPPSRGFGPRPEPGHRGPPDPYRRPSPRRRYSPPGEYRGARPQRGYGRYTPSPPRGLPIDHSLVITVGNELTHPGTEAPYVRDYGAGESQYKKPCYSPRRSSYDGHSDRGSRRRSVSRGRSRGRSRSPGYGRSKSRPRSRSRSRSYSRGRSPERAKSRARSKSRTRGRSYSRSRSRSGSRGRRQSRARSRARSKSRPRSRSRERSRSRGRSRGRSRARSWSRSASRSGSSSSSGSSRSRQSSVNRRVKSGHLRVKEEDFTELEKARRRKEIQDTLVQPAKSILKKRMDSSETDSPMLVQNSDSPRGNPDGGLSHEAEQLLCALSKTMDPDLFTSMLGKSSDGSFLEELIGKIQTAREGGSDLLLPQEKGRQEKSDLTEFLGMIAEVAQQHHVKKSQPDIEDEEKFLYGDEEEEGDEVKSANSSFPDTSYPRSCDIQRREPYTFGHTGEPVMSHSQRDSRQADSHRSSATPEIHAKEEPGDFPPGIGPQDVKVRKEVEEYEKIQDLLKTIGLDLGMAEISKMAARTQARLHGNTPVKTPTRRQSDRKHRSRSRSSSSSSSRSSSQSSSRSRNKRSRSRSASLDHTSRRSKKKPVSPERRSPCSNIQNKKEAKPGIAESGWPAAPTVGPGPQTYPSRPSLPAHPMPPYPGPPPGGVMPPEYPPGCYDPYGNYVPYMPPGWPMYPPPGMPVPPHSPMDSYSLPNIERPFLKVIKTVQGESKEDDPKAPLKSDPVATKAITSGIQRKEMEDKNTASQKQKVMEELEKLKKEKGVRHKRKENLLKDVETLRKQQGELLRKKRREKDGHKDPVLIELGQLQEDAMAQISKLRAEQREADKKYEELVKVALILGIDYKDSKIPGDHGQQPLQSKKESTRSPEKSGAKTSTAYNKVTPSKSRVSPEKLKSPPPSSSHSLDTAAEQFEYYDAGNHWCKNCNVTSGSMFDYFMHLHSKTHRKTLDPYDRPWAKSEGEKKHPAGKRTSKPAKGSEFLIPVRGFFCQLCEEFFGDPICAEAHVTCHAHNERYKAKMYENPLYEQRRNLDRQAGLGSQKSSEHKRKREDNEQEDIKKSKHNKGKMSSNEVETKPQYSKEEEYKNIKENENKLKEKYKKDDFDKQKYKEDDERVKIKEEDERARYKKDDDERNRFRKEEEYTHRYRKEEGERTRYEEDRFRNRDDEHYRYRDEDDRYRFRKDDDRGRYGREEEKSKYGREEDKKYKYTREVEEKSSKYKDEDWGKWPKSKWDEDQESNGKYEKKEDKAQHQKGKAGYSKDDKESIGKSNAKDGKSEPDKPSEPPKVLCGPSPALLAKLRKKNEEAAGRFGFGRFGLKKPQKTALEKEAERMAAQFLKEEEESMPTEMAENTDAELDPFSKSIAAAKSIAIKLSGKTVLPPSGEWLAYNENKANPNLPPPQAPMVIRKSYTGVQNKPTPSADKSPAPVTGTQGVPALSADLISKAFGGEEVQLKQTKDTSAKPVDINIPVPLQSPTVAPKMVNPSQMNPVTPRQCVITLESDVAAPGVPEEEQKLTVILRPPPQLSSNARDPSPKTVKPKTTLAAGKAKDLYDIFYSDSAAVKASVSASIGDKKTYGFAPQDSGLTGKESNNKNKSVSDVCQSKEPLKNEESEVALKEETLKSEDLKVAQKEKTPKNEESNVAQREETLKYKDSEVAQSEVSPKNEESVAQREEPLKYEESDVAQSEESLKYEESDVAQSEESPKNEESDVAQREEPLKYEDSDVAQSEESPKNEESDVAQSEEPPKNEESNVTQTEEPLMYEDSEVAQKEESPKNEDSDVAQREEPLKYEDSDVAQREEPLKYEDSDVAQREEPLKYEESYFAQREEPLMYLDSEVAQREESPKNEDSDVAQREELLKYEESYFARNEDSKVAQSEVSPKNEESDVAQREEPLMYEDSEVAQKEESQKNVESTVAQSEESPKNEDSEFEQAFEDNILKPDLQNEDDAKEEDFDDQQVLKSFEISVGDITVMEVDSQDTMQTNNEEENPLEPEEPMSFSPLPGSFTEQLNLDTFEFNFEPL; encoded by the exons ATGTATCGCGGGTCTAGGCCGCACAGAGGCGGCTATCATCCTCCGCCGTCGCGTGGTTTCGGGCCCCGTCCTGAACCGGGCCACCGAGGACCCCCGGACCCGTACCGCCGTCCGTCACCGCGGAGGAGGTATTCACCACCCGGTGAATACAGAGGAGCACGCCCTCAGCGAGGCTACGGG AGATACACCCCATCGCCTCCTCGTGGACTCCCCATTGATCACAGTCTGGTCATAACTGTGGGCAATGAGCTGACCCATCCAGGGACTGAAGCTCCCTATGTCCG AGATTATGGTGCTGGAGAATCACAGTATAAAAAGCCCTGTTACTCTCCACGGAGGTCAAGCTATGATGGACACAGCGATAGAGGTTCGAGGAGGCGCAGTGTTAGTCGCGGCAGGAGCAGGGGGCGGAGCCGTAGTCCTGGCTACGGGCGTAGCAAAAGTCGCCCGCGCAGCCGCAGCAGGAGTCGGAGCTACAGTCGCGGCAGGAGTCCTGAACGAGCGAAGAGCCGAGCGCGCAGCAAGAGCAGAACCCGAGGGAGGAGCTACAGTCGAAGTCGAAGCAGAAGCGGAAGCCGTGGCCGCAGACAGAGTAGAGCCAGGAGCAGGGCACGGAGCAAGAGCCGGCCACGGAGCCGCAGTCGTGAAAGGAGCCGTAGCAGGGGGAGAAGCCGAGGACGGAGTCGCGCTAGGAGCTGGAGCCGCAGCGCCAGTCGTAGTGGTAGCAGTAGCAGCAGCGGCTCCAGTAGGAGTCGCCAAAGCAGCGTCAACCGGAGAGTCAAATCAGGTCATTTAAGGGTTAAGGAGGAGGACTTTACCGAGCTGGAGAAGGCCAGGCGACGTAAAGAAATTCAGGATACGCTTGTACAGCCTGCAAAGTCAATTTTGAAGAAAAGAATGGATTCCTCTGAGACCGATTCTCCCATGCTAGTGCAG AATAGTGATTCCCCTCGAGGAAATCCAGATGGTGGTCTCTCACATGAGGCAGAACAGCTTCTCTGTGCGCTTTCCAAAACCATGGATCCAGACTTGTTCACATCCATGCTGGGAAAAAGCTCTGATGGTAGTTTTCTCGAAGAGCTGATTGGTAAGATCCAAACAGCCAGAGAGGGTGGAAGTGACTTGCTGCTCCCTCAAGAGAAGGGAAGGCAGGAGAAATCAGACCTCACAGAGTTCCTTGGAATGATAGCAGAGGTCGCCCAACAACACCATGTGAAAAAGAGTCAGCCAGATATTGAAGATGAGGAGAAGTTCCTCTATggggatgaagaggaggagggcgATGAGGTGAAATCAGCAAATTCCAGCTTTCCAGACACAAGTTACCCAAGGTCTTGTGATATTCAGAGAAGAGAACCTTACACATTCGGCCATACTGGAGAACCTGTGATGAGCCATTCGCAGAGAGACAGTAGGCAGGCAGACAGTCATCGTTCCTCGGCCACACCTGAGATACATGCCAAGGAAGAACCTGGTGACTTCCCACCTGGAATAGGGCCACAGGATGTAAAGGTGAGGAAGGAGGTAGAGGAATATGAGAAGATACAAGACTTGCTTAAAACAATTGGCTTGGACCTGGGCATGGCTGAGATAAGCAAGATGGCCGCTAGAACACAAGCGCGTCTGCACGGTAACACCCCTGTGAAGACACCGACTCGTAGGCAGTCGGATAGAAAGCACCGGAGCCGTAGTAGGAGCTCCAGCAGCAGTAGCAGCAGGAGCTCCAGTCAGAGTAGCAGCCGAAGTAGAAACAAAAGAAGTCGAAGCCGAAGTGCCAGTTTGGATCACACTTCACGTCGCAGCAAGAAGAAGCCTGTTTCCCCAGAACGAAGATCTCCATGCTCAAATATTCAGAACAAGAAAGAGGCTAAACCTGGGATTGCAGAAAGCGGCTGGCCTGCCGCACCCACTGTGGGTCCTGGGCCACAGACGTATCCCTCCAGACCCAGCCTCCCAGCACATCCCATGCCCCCATACCCAGGGCCACCCCCAGGTGGGGTAATGCCACCTGAGTACCCACCAGGATGTTATGATCCATATGGCAATTATGTTCCATATATGCCTCCGGGATGGCCGATGTATCCACCTCCAGGTATGCCAGTACCTCCTCACAGTCCAATGGATTCCTACAGCCTCCCTAACATTGAGCGGCCCTTTCTTAAAGTGATCAAAACTGTGCAGGGTGAAAGTAAAGAGGATGATCCAAAAG CACCCCTTAAATCGGATCCTGTGGCCACTAAAGCGATCACCAGTGGCATTCAGAGGAAAGAAATGGAAGATAAGAATACTGCTAGCCAAAAACAGAAG GTCATGGAAGAGCTTGAAAAGCTAAAAAAGGAGAAAGGAGTGCGACACAAGAGGAAAGAAAATCTCTTAAAGGATGTGGAAACATTGAGAAAGCAGCAAG GGGAGCTTCTACGAAAGAAGCGAAGAGAGAAGGATGGACACAAAGACCCTGTCCTCATCGAGCTTGGTCAGCTCCAAGAGGATGCAATGGCCCAAATCTCCAAATTGCGTGCTGAACAGAGAGAGGCAGATAAAAAATATGAAGAGCTGGTCAAAGTGGCTCTTATTCTCGGTATAGACTACAAAGACTCGAAGATCCCTGGGGACCATGGGCAGCAGCCCCTTCAGAGTAAGAAGGAGTCAACCAGAAGCCCAGAGAAATCAGGGGCCAAAACCAGCACTGCATACAATAAG GTAACACCCTCAAAATCAAGAGTGTCTCCTGAAAAACTCAAGTCACCACCTCCATCGAGCAGCCACTCCCTGGACACTGCTGCCGAGCAGTTCGAGTACTATGATGCAGGAAACCACTGGTGTAAAAACTGCAATGTTACCAGTGGTTCAATGTTTGATTATTTCATGCATTTGCACAGCAAAACCCATAGGAAG ACCCTAGATCCTTATGACAGACCTTGGGCAAAGTCAGAGGGTGAAAAGAAACACCCAGCTGGAAAGAGGACTTCAAAGCCAGCCAAAG GCTCTGAGTTCTTGATCCCTGTAAGGGGATTCTTCTGCCAGTTATGTGAGGAGTTTTTTGGTGATCCCATTTGCGCTGAGGCCCATGTTACCTGCCATGCTCACAATGAGAGATACAAG gcaaaaatgtatgaaaatccGCTCTATGAACAAAGGAGGAACCTTGACCGTCAGGCTGGCTTAGGGAGCCAAAAGAGTTCAGAGCACAAACGAAAACGTGAAGACAATGAACAGGAAGATATAAAGAAATCCAAACACAACAAAGGAAAAATGTCAAGTAATGAAGTGGAGACAAAACCACAGTACAGCAAGGAAGAGGAGTATAAGAATATCAAAGAGAATGAGAATAAACTCAAGGAGAAATACAAGAAAGATGATTttgataaacaaaaatacaaggaGGATGATGAGAGAGTCAAAATAAAGGAAGAGGATGAGAGAGCTAGATACAAAAAAGATGATGATGAGCGAAACCGCTTCAGAAAAGAAGAGGAATACACGCATAGATACAGGAAGGAGGAAGGGGAAAGAACAAGGTATGAAGAGGACAGATTTAGAAACAGAGATGATGAACACTATCGATATAGAGATGAGGATGACCGATATAGATTTAGAAAGGATGATGATAGGGGCCGATATGGTAGAGAAGAGGAAAAGTCCAAGTATGGCAGAGAAGAGGATAAGAAATACAAGTACACTCGGGAGGTTGAAGAGAAGTCGTCAAAGTACAAAGATGAGGACTGGGGGAAATGGCCGAAATCAAAGTGGGATGAGGACCAAGAGAGTAatgggaaatatgaaaaaaaggaaGATAAAGCTCAGCACCAGAAGGGCAAGGCTGGTTATTCCAAAGATGACAAGGAGAGCATAGGGAAGTCCAATGCTAAAGATGGTAAATCAGAACCAGATAAACCTAGCGAGCCTCCTAAAGTCTTATGTGGCCCAAGTCCTGCCTTGCTTGCTAAACTTCGCAAAAAGAACGAGGAAGCAGCTGGTCGGTTTGGCTTTGGAAGGTTCGGTCTGAAAAAGCCACAGAAGACTGCACTGGAGAAGGAGGCAGAGAGGATGGCAGCGCAATTCttaaaggaagaggaagagagtaTGCCTACAGAAATGGCAGAAAACACGGATGCTGAGCTAGATCCTTTTTCGAAGTCTATAGCTGCTGCAAAATCCATTGCTATAAAATTGTCAGGAAAGACTGTGCTTCCCCCTTCAGGTGAATGGCTAGCATACAACGAAAATAAAGCTAATCCTAATTTACCTCCTCCCCAAGCTCCCATGGTTATTAGGAAGTCTTACACAGGTGTGCAAAATAAACCAACACCATCTGCTGACAAATCTCCTGCACCTGTAACAGGAACTCAGGGGGTCCCAGCATTGTCAGCAGACCTCATCTCTAAGGCATTTGGTGGAGAAGAGgtacaattaaaacaaacaaaggacACCTCTGCAAAGCCTGTAGATATCAACATACCTGTACCACTTCAGTCTCCCACTGTGGCACCAAAAATGGTAAATCCCAGCCAGATGAATCCTGTTACCCCCCGTCAGTGTGTTATTACTTTAGAATCTGATGTGGCTGCTCCTGGAGTGCCTGAGGAGGAGCAGAAGCTCACCGTAATCCTTCGACCTCCTCCTCAGCTTTCTTCTAATGCCAGAGACCCATCTCCCAAAACTGTAAAGCCAAAGACAACCCTTGCAGCAGGAAAAGCAAAAGATTTGTATGACATTTTTTACAGTGACAGTGCCGCAGTTAAAGCATCTGTCAGTGCCAGTATTGGTGACAAAAAAACCTATGGATTTGCTCCTCAAGACAGTGGTTTAACCGGCAAAGAGtccaacaataaaaacaaaagtgttagTGATGTTTGCCAGAGCAAAGAACCTCTCAAGAACGAGGAGTCAGAAGTTGCCCTAAAAGAGGAAACTCTCAAGAGTGAGGACTTGAAAGTTGCCCAAAAAGAAAAAACCCCGAAGAATGAGGAATCAAATGTTGCCCAGAGAGAAGAAACTCTCAAGTACAAGGACTCAGAAGTTGCCCAGAGTGAAGTATCTCCCAAGAACGAGGAATCTG TTGCCCAGAGAGAAGAACCTCTCAAGTACGAGGAATCAGATGTTGCCCAGAGTGAAGAAT CTCTCAAGTACGAGGAATCAGATGTTGCCCAGAGTGAAGAATCTCCCAAAAACGAGGAATCAGATGTTGCCCAGAGAGAAGAACCTCTCAAGTACGAGGACTCAGATGTTGCCCAGAGTGAAGAATCTCCCAAGAATGAGGAATCAGATGTTGCCCAGAGTGAAGAACCCCCAAAGAACGAGGAAtcaaatgtcactcagacagaaGAACCTCTCATGTACGAGGACTCAGAGGTTGCCCAAAAAGAAGAATCTCCCAAGAACGAGGATTCAGATGTTGCCCAGAGAGAAGAACCTCTCAAGTACGAGGATTCAGATGTTGCCCAGAGAGAAGAACCTCTCAAGTACGAGGATTCAGATGTTGCCCAGAGAGAAGAACCTCTCAAGTATGAGGAATCATATTTTGCCCAGAGAGAAGAACCTCTCATGTACTTGGACTCAGAGGTTGCCCAGAGAGAAGAATCTCCCAAGAACGAGGATTCAGATGTTGCCCAGAGAGAAGAACTTCTCAAGTATGAGGAATCATATTTTGCGAGGAACGAGGACTCAAAAGTTGCCCAGAGTGAAGTATCTCCCAAGAACGAGGAATCTGATGTTGCCCAGAGAGAAGAACCTCTCATGTACGAGGACTCAGAAGTTGCCCAAAAAGAAGAATCTCAGAAGAACGTGGAATCAACTGTTGCCCAGAGTGAAGAATCTCCCAAGAACGAGGACTCCGAATTTGAACAAGCCTTTGAGGATAACATCTTAAAACCTGACCTTCAAAATGAAGATGATGCGAAAGAGGAAGATTTTGATGATCAACAAGTTCTTAAATCTTTTGAAATATCTGTGGGGGATATAACTGTGATGGAAGTAGATAGTCAGGATACAATGCAGACAAATAATGAAGAGGAAAACCCTCTGGAACCTGAGGAACCCATGTCATTCTCCCCTCTTCCTGGTTCTTTCACTGAGCAACTGAACTTGGACACATTTGAATTCAATTTTGAACCTTTGTAA